In the Candidatus Electrothrix rattekaaiensis genome, one interval contains:
- a CDS encoding C1 family peptidase has protein sequence MKRMNRKTLFALALAVCFACTVGQSFAAPKQKTYPLGDIPLPKEIYKKNLKLSAMDMAGELPSSYDARDEGIVTSPKDQGSCGSCWAFASVGAMESHLLKAYNVGPENLSEQQQVSCNTAMWGCSGGSANAIRFWEGDGPSDENYFPYTASDTTTCINEDGAQLSYRVTGWHTVAEADFKNSLATYGPSYWRYDVHGDFYTYWNYGQPGEVYVNTASDFRGGHAILLIGWDDSKQAYLCKNSWGEFGGPNGDGTFWIAYSGHANDLGFGMANFSLTSLACSSDAECDDNVYCNGQETCNVTTGACQAGTAVTCGSDGIFCNGEEVCNEATQSCGSTGDPCGVGTFCSESAGSCESLCGNGVCDAGEDCSSCPTDCIGGTAGGTCGGCSKGICDDVCHPNKEDSSCSDCWSSYCCGDGICEGEENSTNCGIDCPAPICGDGVCDAEEDNSTCPTDCPAVAQEICDNGLDDDSDGAIDCADSDCVGSAACQCGLKNDACQSDSECCSNVCRNGKCAP, from the coding sequence ATGAAGAGAATGAACCGAAAAACGTTATTTGCTCTTGCCTTGGCTGTCTGTTTTGCCTGTACAGTCGGTCAGAGCTTTGCGGCACCGAAACAAAAGACCTATCCGCTTGGTGACATTCCGTTACCCAAAGAAATTTATAAAAAAAATCTTAAACTCTCGGCAATGGATATGGCCGGGGAGTTGCCCTCTTCCTATGACGCCCGTGACGAAGGTATTGTCACCTCGCCCAAAGATCAAGGCTCATGCGGTTCCTGCTGGGCCTTTGCCAGTGTCGGGGCTATGGAGTCACATTTACTCAAAGCATATAATGTCGGCCCGGAAAATCTTTCCGAGCAGCAGCAGGTCTCCTGCAATACAGCCATGTGGGGCTGCTCCGGCGGGAGTGCCAATGCTATCCGTTTCTGGGAAGGAGACGGGCCAAGTGATGAGAACTATTTTCCGTATACCGCTTCCGATACAACCACCTGCATAAATGAAGACGGAGCGCAACTGAGCTATCGGGTCACTGGCTGGCATACAGTGGCTGAAGCTGATTTTAAAAACTCTCTGGCGACCTATGGCCCCAGCTACTGGCGCTATGACGTACACGGCGATTTTTATACCTACTGGAATTACGGGCAGCCCGGTGAGGTTTATGTGAACACTGCTTCCGACTTTCGAGGCGGTCATGCTATTTTGCTGATCGGTTGGGATGACAGCAAACAGGCGTACCTCTGTAAAAACAGTTGGGGCGAGTTCGGCGGCCCGAACGGAGACGGTACCTTCTGGATCGCCTATTCCGGTCATGCCAACGACCTCGGATTCGGAATGGCCAACTTCAGCCTGACATCCTTGGCCTGTTCCTCAGATGCTGAATGCGATGACAATGTGTATTGTAACGGGCAAGAAACCTGTAACGTAACCACCGGTGCCTGTCAGGCAGGAACAGCTGTTACCTGCGGTAGCGACGGTATTTTCTGCAACGGCGAGGAAGTGTGTAACGAGGCAACGCAAAGCTGTGGTAGCACAGGCGACCCTTGCGGAGTAGGAACTTTTTGCAGTGAATCTGCGGGAAGCTGTGAATCCCTCTGCGGCAACGGTGTCTGCGATGCCGGTGAAGACTGCTCCTCCTGCCCAACTGACTGTATCGGCGGAACAGCTGGTGGTACATGTGGCGGCTGCTCCAAAGGAATCTGCGACGATGTCTGTCATCCCAATAAAGAAGACTCCTCCTGTTCTGATTGCTGGTCCAGCTACTGTTGCGGTGATGGAATCTGTGAAGGTGAAGAGAACAGCACTAACTGCGGGATAGATTGTCCTGCCCCGATTTGTGGCGACGGCGTGTGTGATGCGGAAGAAGATAACAGCACCTGTCCGACCGATTGTCCGGCTGTTGCTCAGGAAATTTGTGACAACGGCCTGGATGATGATTCCGACGGTGCCATAGACTGTGCGGACAGTGATTGTGTAGGTTCGGCTGCCTGTCAATGCGGATTGAAGAATGACGCATGTCAGTCTGACAGTGAATGCTGCTCCAATGTTTGTCGCAACGGCAAGTGTGCTCCCTGA
- a CDS encoding metalloregulator ArsR/SmtB family transcription factor: protein MDNQVSDLAVLLKSISHPIRLKILCLLQDKELTVSEIREEVATSGANISQHLNIMRNQGIIGSRKEANFIYNSIADERIIELMKTMQQLFCNITEADK from the coding sequence ATGGATAATCAAGTCAGCGATCTGGCTGTTTTGCTCAAATCAATTTCCCATCCCATTCGCTTGAAAATACTCTGTCTCCTTCAGGACAAAGAGCTTACAGTCAGCGAAATTCGGGAAGAAGTGGCGACCAGCGGAGCAAATATCAGTCAGCATTTGAATATAATGAGGAACCAAGGTATTATCGGTTCCCGTAAGGAGGCTAATTTTATCTATAACAGCATTGCGGATGAACGGATTATCGAGTTAATGAAAACTATGCAGCAGCTTTTCTGCAACATTACGGAAGCGGATAAATAA
- a CDS encoding 23S rRNA (pseudouridine(1915)-N(3))-methyltransferase RlmH, giving the protein MKITVPFLGKTKEKYLDQAIQDYAGRLQRYLPLEIKVVKSRHGKNDADQVVMAREAEQLLSHAASASLVVALDPTGREQTSEEIARALEAWEDRGVQTLCFLIGGHLGLDQQIRQQADQMWSLSRLTFTHEMTRFILLEQLYRACSIKAGHNYHK; this is encoded by the coding sequence ATGAAAATAACTGTCCCGTTCCTAGGAAAAACTAAAGAAAAATACCTTGATCAGGCAATACAGGATTATGCAGGGCGGTTACAACGCTACCTCCCTTTGGAAATCAAGGTCGTCAAAAGCAGGCATGGAAAAAATGATGCTGACCAAGTCGTCATGGCTCGGGAAGCAGAACAACTGCTCAGTCATGCTGCCTCTGCCTCGTTGGTCGTAGCCTTGGACCCCACAGGACGCGAGCAGACCTCCGAAGAAATCGCCAGAGCTCTTGAAGCCTGGGAAGATCGTGGAGTACAAACGCTTTGTTTTCTCATCGGTGGTCATCTTGGCCTGGACCAACAGATACGCCAACAGGCCGATCAGATGTGGTCGCTGTCACGCCTTACCTTTACCCATGAAATGACCCGATTTATCCTTTTGGAACAACTTTATCGGGCCTGTTCCATTAAAGCAGGGCATAATTATCATAAGTAA
- a CDS encoding MMPL family transporter codes for MELSTRVIQLSLHKPKIVTAIMVVLTLIIGAFIVKVHVDTDPENMLSEDEEVRLFHDQTKKEFGLYDVVVLGVVNEHNPDGVFTPETLQRVFTLSKFAATLADPDDPERRVVSRDIIAPDNVDNILQAGLGQVRFEWLMKEPPKTREEALKIRDYALANPLLKGTMVSEDGKALGIYLPITKKDFAHSVAEKLKEKIAEIGAGDDEFHITGLPVAEDTFGKEMFVQMAVSAPLAMLMIFLLMLFFFRNLQLIIAPMIIATCTVIVTMGMLIGTGHTLHIMSSMIPIFIMPIAVVDSVHILSEFFDAYQQRKNKKETLIEVMRHLFKPMLFTSLTSSAGFASLAFTPIPPVQAFGIFVALGILLAWFLTIVFIPAYVMMIPESKLENFGVDTTDSSHKRSLLNRHLRWIGKTASEKPWVVIGVNIGIMIVGVVGILMIQVNDNPVKWFKKSHEIRIADKVMNSHFGGTYEAYLILAGNVQEMTVAQAAEQLKEKLRSVLPGSPAILSSAMADIDQEIADSRSVQGLKDALAQLWNIELDNAPQDDDTVYDSWGKALDRLGGIGAQKEVFKRPDVLRYISDFQEHLVKKGDVGKSNTVADVVKKVHMELFEGDPQRFAIPDTVNAVAQTLISYQNSHKPDDLWHLVTPDYTKANIWLQLRSGDNVDMERVIEDVEQYFAANPPPVELSHDWAGLTYINVVWQEKMVTGMLESFLSSFVVVFLMMAFLFRSPTWGLLAMVPLTFTIGFIYGVIGLIGKDYDMPVAVLSSLALGLAVDFAIHFLQRTRMTMAKTGDWAASIRDMFDEPARAILRNIIVIAIGFTPLLLAPLVPYQTVGIFLATIMLYSGMATLWILPALLTVMKDWVFKKELKAFAEKGEG; via the coding sequence ATGGAACTTTCAACCAGAGTGATTCAACTTTCCCTGCACAAACCAAAGATCGTCACCGCGATCATGGTTGTGCTTACCCTGATCATCGGGGCCTTTATTGTTAAGGTGCATGTGGACACTGACCCGGAAAACATGCTCTCCGAAGATGAGGAAGTCCGTCTTTTTCATGATCAGACCAAGAAGGAATTCGGTCTGTACGATGTCGTGGTGCTGGGTGTCGTGAATGAACATAACCCGGACGGCGTCTTTACCCCGGAAACCCTGCAACGGGTCTTTACCCTGAGTAAATTCGCCGCCACCCTGGCAGATCCTGATGACCCGGAACGCCGGGTGGTCAGCCGGGACATCATTGCCCCGGATAATGTGGATAATATCCTCCAGGCCGGGCTCGGCCAGGTGCGTTTTGAGTGGCTGATGAAAGAGCCGCCCAAGACCCGTGAGGAAGCACTGAAAATTCGGGATTACGCTTTGGCAAATCCCCTGCTCAAGGGCACCATGGTCTCGGAAGACGGCAAGGCCTTGGGGATCTACCTTCCCATTACCAAAAAAGATTTTGCCCATTCCGTAGCAGAGAAACTGAAAGAAAAAATTGCTGAAATCGGTGCAGGCGATGATGAATTTCATATCACCGGCCTGCCCGTGGCTGAGGACACCTTTGGCAAGGAGATGTTTGTTCAGATGGCGGTTTCCGCGCCGCTGGCCATGCTGATGATCTTCCTGCTCATGCTTTTTTTCTTCCGCAATCTCCAGCTGATTATTGCTCCGATGATCATCGCGACGTGTACGGTGATTGTCACGATGGGGATGCTCATCGGGACCGGTCATACCCTGCATATCATGAGTTCCATGATCCCGATTTTCATCATGCCCATTGCGGTGGTGGATTCGGTTCATATTTTATCTGAATTTTTTGATGCCTATCAGCAACGTAAAAACAAAAAGGAAACCCTGATCGAGGTTATGAGGCATCTGTTTAAACCCATGCTTTTCACATCCCTGACCTCTTCCGCCGGATTTGCCTCTCTGGCCTTTACCCCGATCCCGCCGGTGCAGGCTTTTGGTATTTTTGTGGCCCTGGGTATTCTGCTGGCTTGGTTCCTGACCATTGTTTTCATCCCGGCTTATGTGATGATGATCCCGGAGAGCAAACTGGAAAATTTTGGTGTCGATACTACGGACAGCTCTCATAAGAGATCCCTGCTCAACCGCCATCTGCGCTGGATCGGCAAGACGGCTTCCGAAAAACCTTGGGTGGTTATCGGCGTGAATATCGGCATCATGATCGTGGGTGTGGTTGGTATCCTGATGATCCAGGTAAATGACAACCCGGTCAAGTGGTTCAAGAAGTCTCATGAAATCCGTATAGCGGATAAAGTAATGAACAGCCATTTCGGCGGAACCTATGAGGCGTATCTGATTCTGGCCGGAAACGTGCAAGAGATGACCGTGGCTCAGGCAGCGGAGCAGCTGAAAGAAAAACTCCGATCCGTCCTGCCGGGTTCTCCGGCAATCCTCAGCTCGGCAATGGCAGATATTGATCAGGAAATCGCGGACAGCAGGAGTGTTCAGGGTCTCAAGGATGCCTTGGCCCAACTCTGGAATATCGAGCTTGACAATGCTCCACAAGACGATGATACTGTGTACGATTCATGGGGAAAAGCCCTGGACAGGCTGGGAGGAATAGGTGCTCAGAAGGAGGTCTTCAAACGACCTGACGTGTTGCGCTACATTTCGGATTTTCAGGAGCATCTGGTCAAAAAAGGTGATGTGGGCAAATCCAACACTGTGGCCGATGTGGTGAAAAAGGTGCATATGGAGCTGTTCGAGGGGGATCCGCAGCGTTTCGCCATCCCGGACACGGTCAATGCTGTGGCCCAAACCCTGATTTCCTATCAGAACAGTCATAAGCCCGATGATCTTTGGCATCTGGTGACACCGGATTACACCAAGGCCAATATCTGGCTCCAGTTGCGCAGCGGCGATAATGTGGATATGGAACGGGTGATTGAAGATGTAGAACAATATTTTGCTGCGAATCCTCCGCCTGTGGAGTTGAGCCATGATTGGGCCGGTCTGACCTACATTAATGTGGTTTGGCAGGAGAAAATGGTCACCGGCATGCTGGAATCCTTTCTATCCAGCTTTGTCGTGGTCTTCCTGATGATGGCCTTCCTGTTCCGCTCACCGACCTGGGGCCTACTGGCAATGGTGCCGCTGACCTTTACCATCGGCTTTATTTACGGTGTGATCGGCCTGATTGGTAAGGACTATGATATGCCGGTGGCAGTCCTTTCCTCTTTGGCTCTGGGACTGGCTGTGGACTTTGCCATCCATTTCCTCCAGCGCACTAGGATGACCATGGCCAAAACCGGGGATTGGGCCGCGTCTATCCGGGACATGTTTGATGAACCGGCCCGAGCGATCCTGCGCAACATCATTGTTATCGCCATCGGTTTTACCCCGCTGCTGCTGGCACCGCTGGTTCCCTATCAGACCGTGGGAATTTTCCTGGCTACTATTATGCTCTACTCGGGCATGGCTACCCTTTGGATTCTTCCGGCTTTATTGACAGTGATGAAGGATTGGGTGTTTAAGAAGGAGTTGAAGGCGTTTGCGGAGAAGGGTGAGGGGTGA